The DNA window CTCTTCACTGGGTCCTATGCATCAACTACTGCACTATGATAAAGAAATTCTTCGTATTCCACAACTGGATGGaaaacagagaagggagagcTCACAGTGAAATGCCAGGAGCTCGCTTGCTGTAAACAGAATGGAAGATAAATCAAAGCTGTTCTTTGATCCCAGCAGTCTGGGCCATGTTCTGTTTAACTCCACATCAACAGACAACATCCCCTTTGCTCCCACAGTCACCAGGCATAAGGCATTATTGAGCCTCCCTGTCCCACAGAGTGCCTGGGTTGGTGCAGCATTAATCAGGCTAGGATGAATCTGTTCAGGCCAAATAGGGGCAGGGCCCTtgctctgtccccaggagcagcacaggaagcCTCTCATGGAGGagcagctggctctgctgctcagtGCTTCCTGTGACTCAGGTGCCTCAACTCCAACACTGATCATgtttccctctctgctgctcccagaggacTTAAAGGTGTTCCCTCAAATGCTATAATTTAGACCTTCCAGGCATCAGTCCTGTTTACCCATGTGAGGACAACAGAGTATTTAAAGCTGAAATAGCCAAAGAATAGATTCAAGAATCTATGATAAAAGATACAATTTTATGCACTGTGGAGCATCCATCAAGGAAATGCACAGAACTAGTACCACAAAATAATTACATGTGCACAATCCATTGTAAAAACAGCTTTTATGTGCatcagcacagctggggacagtgtttaaaaatataattatgtaATGCAGTTTATGTAGTCCATGAGCCATTCAAATGATACCATCGGTTCAGCAATATTGCATGCAGCAGGTCTGTATGTATTGATCTgagcaaagaaatattttccaggagcattatttttttttcctgccacaaAATAGATTTGTCTTTGATGCCTATGGGGGATTTGTGTCTCTGTCATTGGCCACTTTCTCTCCTACTTTCACcaatgaaggagaaagaaatgggGAGTTATTTTTGGCCTTGCAGCAGACTCCAGCATCTAAATCAGTTAGTTCTGGAACCACTTGGGATGGTGCCAGTTCTGTTTTAATGGCTTTAGAGGGAAGGAATTTATGATGTCTGACTGTTAGCGAAAGGAAACAAAGTGGCTGCTGTGAGGTGGAAGAGCAAGGCAAGGTTAAGTCTCTGTGTAAGGAAGTAGGGTCCAGCCTTCAGTACTAGATGTGCAGCAAAGGGTGAGCTGTGGCTGGGGAAGCACAGGGGAGGCTATTGCCAAGCCACACAGAGGCTTCTGTTAGCAGGAGATCTCTATTAAAATGCATAGAAAAAGCAAGCTTACAGGTACACTAACTGCTGACACCCTCATACCCCCttccccactgccagccccccaTTTATTTTATCCTTGCAAAGCTTATAGTGTATGACCTGCAAAACATGTAGAGgaagctttgttttccttcctgttcaATCTGCAATTGCAGCTCAGTTGAGGTGATGCAACAATAAAATTTCTGATACAGCTCTTCACTGTGCTACTAAATGATAGGAGCTGCAGCATCCACAGATGTTTATCTGAGGCAAAAATTTAGGTGTGTAGATATTATTTTATGGTCATATTAAGGCCCCAAGGTTTCCACTACTTTGCAGACAGATTATATGTCTTGGCTAAATCCTACATGGAAAATGATGTTTGAGCTGTCAAAGTCTCTCTAGGAGACcgagaagatttttttttttcatttaaagagACCATTAAAGAAATCTACCTAGTTTCATAACAGAAGATACACAGATGGGAGTAGTGAGGTAGCTTCTTCAGCTAGCTATGAGCTGCCTGGCACAGAAACAGGACTTGATGCTAATTTTGAAATATAGGATCTGATAGCagaaaagagatttcttttttttctgttagatGCTGGGTCATGTGTAACATACAGAAAAAGAGAGTGGGGTTCAAAATCCTGGTGTCTGCATTCCTGATTGTGTGCTGGCATCACTGAGAAGAAGAGACATAGCTCCTTGCATTCTCTCTTCCTTCCTATGAATATTGTATTTCTCTTTGCTTAGTGGGACGGCATTGATCAGAAGACGGAAGATATCACAGCCAGAAGAGTCCATCACTGGctacagcatggcacagcagacCCAAGTAGGAATGCTGCTGTTGGATCACACCCGGGTGATCAGCAATGCTCAACAGAATAGCTGTTTGTCTGAAAGACAGACACAGGCATCATTCAGCTACACTTTCAAAAGGAAGCAAATACAGCACTGTTTGAAAAATCTCAAAATCGCCATATGTTTGATTCCAGAGCTCCTAAGGTATTTAGATAGTTCCTTCCCCATGGAAATctctgtaaaatatattttgtagaGGAAGCTTGTTGTGTTCTTTGTGGCAGATTGTGCAGATATGGACTAATACAGTGCATACCACCTCATTTCAGAGAAACCTAGAGCAGCTATCAATGCCTTGCCTCCCCTACACAGCCTACTGGTGTGTGTTGGTGACCATATTTCTTGTCACATTACACAAGGAAGATAAGGTTTCCCATGAAGAATTTAAATAAGCAaatattcacacacacacatatatattacATAGATACCGAACAGAATCTTTATACATTATTAGGGAAAGATTGACTTGGGGGAGGTCTAAGCAATTAGATGGTTTCTGTAATTAAACTTGAGGAAAAGCAaacttttgcatttttaaaatcattcaacatgatttttaaagtatttttaaaggatttttttttttcctgaggaacTTTATCAACACAATTACTGCTTTGCAGCACAAGATGTACAGTATAGTTAGTCAAAATGGAACTATTACCTCCTATCACACACACAAATAGAAAGTATAAATATGCAAtacttcaaaattaattttctgagcAGAATTGGTAAATGGCCAAATAAAAAGCGCTTCAGTCTGTAGTATAAGTATCAAATGTAGGAATTTTATggtagggattttttttaagatgtaaAATTTTGTATTCTCATTGAACTTGTAATTGTCCACTTGAATGTGCTTGATAATTTAGAGCAAGACATATTTAACACAACGCCTGCAGTAAGGTGGATTTTCAAATCCACATTGTTGAGCAAACATGGTCACAAGGTTATATGTCTATGGCTTGTTTATGCACAAGATAATTCCTTTGTAAGTCTAGTTCAGAATGTATGATACCAACAGGTGAAGACCAAACTCTTCTTTATATGTCTTGTCTAATCCAACTACAGTGGTATGAGTGTAAAATGAGTTGAAAAATTTAGTTTTGGACTCTAAAATGCTATATTTACTACCTCCCAAAGGAAACATGTTAAGTAGAGTACTGTCAGCAGATAAGACATGGGGAAGAGGCAGGAATGAACAGGCAATACAACTTCCTCAGGATCACATAGCAGCTTTGTAGAGGAATTCACAGTGGAGCCCCTGACTTGTGTTCCAGATTGCTAATCACTCTCAGGTCCAAACTGCTTGCAGTGTGCCTTTCCATAGAATATCACAACACTGCACTACCACAGAAGCAGCAGACATCAAGTTCACTGAACATTTGTTAAATAGATCTGGTTTAAGGTTTTTAACAAAAAAGTTACCTGAAAGGGTATGCTCTATCCAAGTGCATTCAACAGAGCTTTATGGCTTAAAGCTAAAAGCAAATTTGATTACAAAAAACACTTCCAAATGGAATGTGGTTTATATGATCACAGGGAACTctcaaaacataaaattaaataatttatgtcAATACCTTCTGGGTGAAGCCAAGCTATGAATTCAGAGGTAGAAATATGCAAGCAGAATGCTAGTTCTACCTTTCTGAGAGAAAAGAGAATCCCAACACTGATatgagcacagaaaaaaaaataaaatagttaaaAGCAGGGAAAATCATTCAGTCTGTGTGTGCAGACACTTATGAATATCCATAAAGAAGTTAGTTCTAACTATATTTATTAGCTAGCAGAATTACCTACATGTAACTGAAACTCTGATTCCTTGAAGACAGTCACTCATTCTTAAAATATGGTACATATGTGAAACTTACCTCTTTCAAAAGAGACaactgccctggcacagcagagtAAGTATTACTGCAGGGTAAACGGTGGGATTTGGTCACAGGTCCGAAGGAGTGTTGTAACGAGAACCCATCAACCTCCTGCCCTTAAATTCCTTCAGTGCTCTTCCTTTAATCTTTCATACTAATGTTATTTATATAGTGCGTATTAAAAGTGGTTTCTAATTTCAGATGCCTCACTAAAACCACCCAACTGCTAGAGGTTTGCACACCTCCATCTTACTCCTGGGGTTTCATTATCTCATTCAACTGAGATAATGAAAGCAATGAGCAATGCCTGGTCTCATCTCCTTCCCTACGACTGCAGTAACACAGTCCCACTTTTTCAAACACTATGCAGCATAAATGGCTATTCAAGCTgtatttccttaaaaatgtgGGAGCTGGGGAAACATTAGCTACTTGGGGACTTGCAggtaaaatatgttttttaagTAAGAAGATACCAGCAGATTGATTTCATGAAGGAAAAACATGGAGCAAAATGCCATAGCCAGTCCAAATAGTTACAGCAAAGAAGAAATGTGAAACTGAAACCCAACTTGTTATCTGTATCTTGGCAGTGTGTAGTTGCAGGTAGTAATTGCCTTCACAGTCCAAATTCTCATGTACTTCCCAGCCCATGAAATGGAAATTTGAGAACACAATCATCCTGAGTGGCAGACAGAGCAGATGGATGGCAGCTTTGAGCTACTTGGAAACTACGAAAGAGACTCAGCCTTTTGAACAAGTAGGTGATGATCAGCCTCTTCCATGGTGACCCTCCAAAGGACTTCATAATGAAGATATTTCCTTTTACTCACAATGCACAACAGCAGAAGTGGTGGTATGGCCTTATCAACAACCAGGACAACAAAACAACTTTTAAGTTGTTACTTAAGGACAAGGAGAAGGTGATAACCAGCATCTACCTACAGCACCATGTAAGAGCACTGTGAATGTTTCTTCCCCCCTTGGAAAAAAGTAGGTAGATGTGGAAAAAGGTTCACAGAAGTTCTTACCCTCCATTCTATCCTGAATTTTCTAGCATTCATGGCCACTGGTTTAGACCTAAAGCCAGTTTTGAGTGTTCACTTATGTGGCACATGCAGGTGAGAAATTAGTCTATTATAAAGGGAGAGAGTTAAAGGCAAGAATGGACCACTACAATCACCCTTTCTAATCTCCAAtgtatttaatttcaatttgGTAACCCCATAAAGAACCACATAACTATCTATTTAAGCAAATATCTGGCTAAAACATGTCTTCTGAAAAGATATAAATTCTTGTCTTAAGAAGACAATGAACAATCACTCCTtaggagcttttttttttttttagtaataaaaataatttcaaaattaagcCAAATTTCTAATTTGAGCTTACTTACCCTCAGGTTCCACATGTCTGAGACATATCTCACCACTCTCTACATGTTCTCTTGAGCCATTCAATCATTTTTCGGTAGTAACATCCTACCATGAGTGTTGGggaagatgaaacagggaaaccttatgaatatgattgtttGACAAGAGATTCTGAAGGTATGAAGcctagaatcaaagtagaaatgagaGCTTGCTTTGAGTCATGATGCTGAGTACTGgttactatataaccaaagaacaatagcctagccagctaaaggagaatccctgatgatgaaacaatgtccttctgcagaTAGAGAATACAAAGGTCAAGcagcaagggaagaatttgtaaagcttttagagtttgaaatgcaacactgtatggtaatgtagtaATTCttataggctgtatgtaaattctttagtgggtgtatctcgTAGTGATTtgttactgggaattagaatattcactatagaaagaCATGTATTGTAACAGGAACTTCgctttcttgtttttccctctctccctctcttatTCTCTTGCTCTTACCCTCttggtttttccccctcttacccctctcttgtcCTCCCCCTCTCTTCTAAGCCTCCCTGGTTCTCCCCGCTCTCCCTCATGCTCTCTTGTTTCTCCCACCCTTACCCTCTTGGTTTTTCCCTGCTCTTACCCCCTGTTGCTCTTGtttcttccctccccctccttaacctctcctctcctgctctccccgtcccactctctctctccccctcgACCACATGGACGCCGAGGCTGGCAGCAGACAcgggtctctccctctctttacccaTGTAATAAACagcttatacctgaacagcttgaccctggagaagtctcacCACGAGCGAGTGTTTTGTACTTCAATACATGAGGTTACTTTATACTGAGCAAATCAGCTTGTAATCTTTTTTATGAAGCTTCTTTCCAGCTCTCCATTGAGGCTCACTGCTAAAGATTCCGGGCCTCAAATCTGTTTGTGGCTTTCTGTGAAATCTTCAATCAATACCTAGGCAACTAGAATATCTGTCACAAAATAAAGGATATTGGGACAGAAAAGGGGCATACAAGGAGAAGGAGTGTGCACTTTAAACAGCAAATTTACAACATTACAAAATACAATGGAATTGTTCAGTTCTAGATTTCATCTGTTTTACTCTGTTTGTTAAGTTCCAACCTTATCTTTAAATCTCCTAGAcatacaaaaacaaaaaattaggGAAATAATTGTGTCGTGAATAAAATCCACCCcagttaaaatactgtgtttagttatgtacagttaatgttcttgtcccatttgtaaaccttgtttgttgtaccccttgtttactcCGATAGTtgttagtaatgttaattacttaccagTTGTTGAAGTGCTTTAAGAGTTCTTATAGGACATACCTCTACCCCTTCCCCTTACTTCCCTGTTACTATgtaacaaagctgctcccatgggggctGGGCCACAATAACCAAAGCAACCCATTAGAAAGGTATGCCACAGAAGGAAGCAACTCCCATGGACTAGAACAAAGCAACTCCAAGAAGCTGTGTGCCCaagtaatatgcaaactaaggcattcaggacaccaaaacaatgagctaacagaggaataaaaggacaaggaaacaaattctagcaagctatgatgaaagctcatcttcctgcatcacctaaacctgcttagaaaccatcttcctgcatcaccatgACTAAAGATGACTGGAAAGGACTGACACCCTAGACAACGAGCCAGACCAACAGGCCTCCTGGCTACTCTCATTAGGAcggaagccccagctctgcagtgtgtgctgcaaagctgaattgtgcctcctccttggagctgccagtgtgggaaCGGCTGTGGTGCAAGCAACTCCTCAGGCCCCccaccccaagagctgaatcTCTTCAATAAAGGCATTAAACAGGAGTTTTGTCTCCTGGccaatttttttcaattatattTTCATGTCTGAAGACAAACTTTAGACCTCCCCTACATTACAGATATAACTGCTTAGGCACAGTGCAGGGCAATGTTCAGCCAGAGACTGGGATTAAGGAGGTGTGCAGAGTTTATCCAGgactgctggagctgcctggtgcTGGCTGGAGGGCTACTCTAACTCCTGCTGCCAAGAGCCAGCCAGGACTGCTTCCATCCTGCCCTTCTGTAGGTCACCTGCTTGGACCCAAACAGGGCACTGATATTTGGGCTGCAGGCCATGGCTATTCAAGGACTGAGTTCATATTTGCTAAGCTGTTAATTACAGTGTGGGACTTAGTTTCTAACACTAGTGACACAGCAGGAAGCTCCCAAAGTCCCTACTTCACTTCACTGTTCTCCCCCAGTACCAAGGGGACCCCATACTACTACTTCTTtcataattatatattatatatacataattatgcttttaaaaattattagatCACAGTTTCAAGAAGAAGCCATCCTTGGAATGGCATATATTTAAGAGAAGGGCAATTTCCAATTACTACAGTCTGTAAAAGGCAGAGATCCGATTCAGTTACTGCACTTTGCAATTTACAATCTGTTGGTGTTCATTTCAGCAGAGGCTTGTAAAATGCTCTCTTGCTGCAGACCATCAAAATGTTCCTGCCAGCTGAAAGAGCAGTGATTCTTAGTCCACAGCCTCACCATAGCTTAAACCATTACAATCTGGGTCAGACTCCAGCCTCTGCTCAGAAGCCCCACTTAGGCAAGGATGGCACACAGGTGGGTTTCAGCCCAATGAAAGAACCTGGTGGGCTACTGAACAAAGCTGGTGTGAGCCCACATTTAAAATGTGAAGTCACCAGATTACACGAATATACAATATGTCAGATTCTGACAGGCTCACTGACCTATTACATAATTCTAAATCCATAATTTGAATATCctttggttttccctttttgagAGTGAGGCGCTCTGACTTCACAGTTTGGTTGCTATTGCTGTGGCACATAAGACCTCAGAGATAACAGGCATGTGGTAAAGCTGCTTGTCCTGATGTTTCCTGATGCACATTCAGCAGATCCATAACACAAAGCAGGTGGCAAAATCCAAGGGAAGAGCCACAAAGGCAGTAGGTTCCCAGGCAGGTGATCTTTGCAAGCCTCTTCTCATAAGTACAATGTAAAATAACCCTTAGGTATGCTACTATAAAAATTAAGCAGCAGTGGTAAAGTCAATAGAACTGTATCAGTTCATACCAGATAAAAATATGGCACTTTCTAGAAAACTATATATCAGCAGTATATAATCAACTAATTGCAGACACAGGTTTCCAAAGAATCCCTGTCTCAGGAAAAATGCAAAGTGTCTTTTCATGTGTTACAACGAAGTAGATCCAATATGTACCATTAAAGTTGAtagcaaaaatatttgcaaaaatggAAAATCATTAAATTTCTCAACTCATCCCAGGGCTAACTCAGTCACTCCTTCCCCGATCTCTGCACATCTACTGGTATGGATCTTGTCAAATACCTGAAATCATGAAACTAAAGCAGAGGAGAACAACAGAAACAACAGCCAGCATCCCTCTTAGTATTTAAAGATGAGATGTATTTTCCAACAAGAAAAGTGCCAGAAACACAGAACTGATCCTCTAACAAGGCAAAAGGAGACTAGAGAGACAACAAAAGTCACTTCCATTAAATCCTGCCTGTTAACAATGGCTTAGTATAAAATTAGCATACTCCTGAATGGGCCATTGACCTGAGGGTGTGGATATTTACCCGTTTACTATTGTAGTAGTGCAGTGCACCATGAAAGTTCAAAGTGGGCAGCTGCCATTGTGGATCATGGGATGCATTAACTTGTGTATTcagtttgcatttattttaaatattgtggCCTCTCTGCTCCCCTTTCTACGTGTTATAAATGGGGTAGCAAAATAAGGTtaatataaaaagcaatttattataaaacaatttcaatcacaagcaacgagagaaaaaaccacaataaaataaatcagcgCAGTgccgggtggacaggggtctatacccagaggtacagattttcccaaatccacgaagGAGGGATCGTAGTccggggtttttatagggattttcgTATCCTGAGGCAAAACCCAGAGTAAGCACTGTCCAACAAAGAGTCTAGATGTGCGGTTGAATAGATTTCCCGGATCCGTCAAGCTGAGTCAATAGTCAACTGGGCAGAGTCCTTTCACATGCGAATGGTCCTGGGTGCCTTCTGATTGCATCTTCTGGGTGGACTCCCGGGGTGGAGTGTCCAGGTCCAGTGCGAAGCAGATGGATATCTCAGTCAGGCTACTCTCATTGTCTGACTTGATTGCTCGTGTCCTGCTCTTTATCTTGGGCTGATAAGCGTCGTCGTGGATCGTTACCGCCTGAGTGGATCGTTACTGCTTGACTCGGGAAGGAATCTTTAGATCATACATTTTATATCTTtacattattataaatataacatatatttctttattctccttcacgaatttttatccaatgCCACATTTATCACAGTCCCCCgcctaataatttatcacattaaaaattctCTCATTCATTCATTCTCAAATGTtatctcatttattttcatttccaatGGGGAGGCCTGGGGACTTTTTAACAACATTCGTCCTCCTCCCAGTCCTTTAGAGAATCCTCACAGTACCCTTGAAAAGGGtaatcctttttatttctattttcaaatttctttagGGCTTCAACTGCCTTCccgttttctcttttctcttctaATTTCATTAGTTTAGATATTTAAGAGAAAGGAGTAGGCTTCCCTTGGTCATTTTCTGGATCAATTGGGAGGGCAGCGATCTGCATCCCTTGAACAATGGAATGAATTAACCTGATGAAACAGGGAATCAGGCATGGGAGGAAAATGATTCCTGCAATTGAACAAGTTATGAAGAACACCAACTTTTTCCACCAAGCTCTCTGTCCAAATATTTGGtcccaccaagaggcttgtagaATAGAATTCTACTTTTGGACTGGCACGTGTGCcactttctttatttcagcGGCTAGTCCCTTTATTGTCTCCCCATAGTCATCTATCTCCATACAACATTCTGATTCATTGTACTTACCACACACTCCTCCTTTCTCGGCTAACAAGTAGTCGAGGGCTAATCTGTTTTGATATACAAAAGCTCTTATTTGCGAGTGTTGCTTTGCCAGAAGTTCTAAGGCTTCTGAGGTGTGGTTGGAGACTActtccagcactgcctgcaaCCTAATAAGCCTGTTGAGGAGGTAAATAGGTGTTCTATAACCCCAGCTGCCATCATTTGCCCAAGTGGCGGGCCCATAATACTTAATGATTCTCTCAGCAGGCCACTCttcttctccccatttttgacTGCCTCCGGTCATTGGTAATTCTCgttttaattctcttttatgTCTATTCAATGTCTCAAAGAGGGGAGCTCCTAGCAATTTGCTTTCTGTTCTAGGTAAGGTGAAGAAAAAGGGCCTGATTATTCCTAGGGTGCAGGACCCCTTCCATTTCCTGGGGAGCTCGCTATATGCTTTCTTCCCACATATCCAGTAGATGCCGTCGGGAGCTTTCCACCCTATATTCGTTTTTGCGGGATCATCCCAATATTTCTTTAGGCCTTCTAgtgcatggaagggattggccccgGAGTTTTTGTACCAgcataatttaattaattcaaCCCATTCGCAATGATTTTCCCGGGTGCGACCCCAATAGCCCGCGGGTGGTTCAGGTTGCCAGGTCTTTGACTTAGTGTCAGAATTCACCGTGAGGGTGGTTATACACGGGGTATAACCCACTAA is part of the Poecile atricapillus isolate bPoeAtr1 chromosome 3, bPoeAtr1.hap1, whole genome shotgun sequence genome and encodes:
- the LOC131577472 gene encoding endogenous retrovirus group 3 member 1 Env polyprotein-like, with protein sequence MQEIATELGLSNCWICGGLKSAERWPWKGEGLTPEQLLKWEGSKMSKTTQRPEGWAIDQRIGTVCISREGKEFTDLVGYTPCITTLTVNSDTKSKTWQPEPPAGYWGRTRENHCEWVELIKLCWYKNSGANPFHALEGLKKYWDDPAKTNIGWKAPDGIYWICGKKAYSELPRKWKGSCTLGIIRPFFFTLPRTESKLLGAPLFETLNRHKRELKRELPMTGGSQKWGEEEWPAERIIKYYGPATWANDGSWGYRTPIYLLNRLIRLQAVLEVVSNHTSEALELLAKQHSQIRAFVYQNRLALDYLLAEKGGVCGKYNESECCMEIDDYGETIKGLAAEIKKVAHVPVQK